Genomic segment of Chitinophaga varians:
TGCATTTTGGGAATGCCTTTGCCGGTATCGGCGATATCGATGGTCACGAAGGTGGGGTGGTTTTCGATACTGATATCTATACGGCCGCTGCCTTCCATGGCGTCAAGCGCATTTTTTAGCAGGTTTTCCACCACCCAGTCAAACAGCGGCGGGGAGATCATCACGGGCAATTCCTTTTCGGTGGAATGAACGGTGAAGCGTACTTTCTGCGGGGCTCTTTTCCGGATATAGGCGGTCATGCTTTCTATCTGTTCCAGTACGTTGCGTTCTTCCAGTTTAGGCACGCTGCCTATTTTGGAGAAGCGGTCGGTGATGAGTTTAAGGCGGTCCACATCTTTGGCGAGTTCTGTCACCATCATGGTATTGGCTTCGTTCTCGCGGAGTATTTCCAGCCAGGCTTCCATGGAGGAAAGGGGGGTGCCCAGCTGATGGGCGGTTTCTTTGGCGAGGCCTACCCATACCTGGTTTTGGGTGGCGCGGTTGGTGCTGGAGAGGGCAAAGAGCACGAGGGCAATGAAGAGCGTGACCACGCCCAGCTGTATGTAGGGGTAATAGCGTATTTGTTTCAGGATCAGGGAGTCGCCGTAATAGATGAAGTTGTATAGTTTATGCCGGGCATCCACCTCCATAATAAAGGGCGGATGTTGTTTTTTGAATATCAGCAGCTGTTCCTGCAGGTAGGCAGGGTTTTG
This window contains:
- a CDS encoding sensor histidine kinase, translated to MFRQYIGWKFVLASIAVLIIVTTIWFVSNLTKKIQDEERKKVATWVEANRELLKSAPDANLNLATEIVTTNTTIPLILTDEQGHILDSRNIDSMRIAQNPAYLQEQLLIFKKQHPPFIMEVDARHKLYNFIYYGDSLILKQIRYYPYIQLGVVTLFIALVLFALSSTNRATQNQVWVGLAKETAHQLGTPLSSMEAWLEILRENEANTMMVTELAKDVDRLKLITDRFSKIGSVPKLEERNVLEQIESMTAYIRKRAPQKVRFTVHSTEKELPVMISPPLFDWVVENLLKNALDAMEGSGRIDISIENHPTFVTIDIADTGKGIPKMHFEKVFKPGFSTKKRGWGLGLSLAKRIIEEYHKGRLFVKSSEINKGTTFRILLRK